One Gordonia sp. SID5947 genomic region harbors:
- a CDS encoding condensation protein, producing MKLCGDDAVEIEPGTVIRWGLSATAEARPVSVPASENEKFHLDAARRDGSAGWLALTVEFAEALNVDDITRGLRRLVDRHEVLRCHFVSSDGGHIRHLLPVGGLTVQPVATEPPLADGLVDDIATVCSPFGPLRHYLAAVRRPSSTTVILAFDHCYVDAYSLAVIAADLVDDLSDTTVTQPASFLDIRAVEEAATPVGPGDRRLRRWGEFLAANHWTVPEFPLDLGLAPGDTAPVRTEVRALMCATTARRFERTVHTLDARTYPALLTAVAEAVHTVGGPSELPTIIPVHTRHRATDRTAVGWLVGNAPILLSGSGQRATTLRANTTRLGDALPLARIGLTPVYRAYGDLIRAVRHDVFMVSYVDYRKLGLPASVTTRQISSPRRADTAQFWFWRDADGVHLRARYPDTALARATMAGVLEAVDDRLRVVSSGVLCRQVG from the coding sequence GTGAAGCTCTGCGGTGACGATGCCGTCGAGATCGAGCCGGGCACGGTCATCCGCTGGGGACTGTCCGCGACCGCCGAAGCCCGACCGGTGTCGGTCCCGGCGTCGGAGAACGAGAAGTTCCACCTCGACGCGGCGCGGCGTGACGGCTCCGCCGGATGGCTCGCGCTGACGGTCGAGTTCGCCGAGGCGCTGAACGTCGACGACATCACCCGCGGCCTCCGGAGGCTGGTGGACCGCCACGAGGTCCTGCGGTGTCACTTCGTCTCCTCCGACGGCGGGCACATCCGCCACCTGCTACCGGTGGGTGGCCTCACGGTGCAGCCGGTGGCCACCGAGCCCCCGCTCGCCGACGGTCTGGTGGACGACATCGCAACGGTGTGTTCGCCGTTCGGACCGCTACGGCATTATCTCGCAGCGGTCCGCCGGCCGTCGTCGACGACCGTGATCCTCGCCTTCGACCACTGCTACGTCGACGCCTACTCACTCGCCGTCATCGCAGCAGACCTCGTCGACGACCTCTCGGACACGACGGTCACGCAGCCGGCGAGCTTTCTGGACATCCGGGCGGTCGAGGAGGCCGCAACGCCTGTGGGCCCCGGAGACCGGCGTCTGCGGCGGTGGGGCGAATTCCTCGCCGCGAACCACTGGACCGTCCCCGAGTTCCCCCTCGATCTCGGCCTCGCTCCCGGCGACACCGCCCCGGTGCGCACGGAGGTTCGCGCGCTCATGTGCGCCACGACGGCCCGCCGCTTCGAGCGGACCGTGCACACGCTCGACGCGCGAACGTACCCGGCGTTGCTCACGGCGGTGGCCGAAGCGGTCCACACCGTCGGCGGGCCGTCCGAGCTGCCCACCATCATTCCGGTCCACACCCGCCACCGCGCCACCGACCGCACAGCCGTCGGCTGGCTGGTCGGCAACGCCCCCATCCTTCTCAGCGGGTCAGGTCAGCGCGCAACCACCTTGCGCGCGAACACAACACGGCTCGGCGATGCACTTCCGCTCGCCCGGATCGGCCTCACGCCCGTGTACCGGGCCTACGGCGACCTGATCCGAGCCGTGCGGCACGACGTCTTCATGGTGTCCTACGTCGACTATCGCAAGCTCGGTCTGCCGGCGTCGGTGACCACTCGGCAGATCTCGAGTCCACGCCGCGCCGACACCGCACAGTTCTGGTTCTGGCGTGACGCGGACGGTGTCCATCTGCGGGCCAGGTATCCGGACACCGCGCTCGCGCGGGCGACGATGGCCGGCGTGCTCGAAGCGGTCGACGACCGCCTCCGCGTCGTCTCGTCCGGCGTGCTGTGCCGTCAGGTGGGGTGA
- a CDS encoding sulfurtransferase: MSVETDPNPAFADYAHPERLVTTQWLSAHLGAKGLKIIESDEDVLLFDIGHIPTAQKVDWHLHLNDPVTRDYINGEQFAELMRSKGIERDDTIVIYGDKSNWWAAYALWVFTLFGHEDVRLLDGGRDAWMSEDRETSFDVPDYPRSDYPVVERDDTLIRAFAPEVLGALGSEPLVDVRSPQEYSGERTHMPDYPEEGALRGGHIPTAISIPWAKAAAPDGRFRAKAELDEIYGDLEPSTPTIAYCRIGERSSHTWFVLTHLLGFGNVRNYDGSWTEWGNAVRVPIAVGTEPGSAPASA; this comes from the coding sequence TTGAGCGTTGAGACCGATCCGAATCCGGCGTTCGCCGACTACGCCCACCCGGAGCGCCTCGTCACGACGCAGTGGCTCTCGGCACATCTCGGTGCCAAGGGACTCAAGATCATCGAGTCCGACGAAGACGTCCTGCTTTTCGACATCGGCCACATCCCGACTGCCCAGAAGGTCGATTGGCATCTGCACCTGAACGACCCGGTGACACGGGATTACATCAACGGTGAACAGTTCGCCGAACTGATGCGTAGCAAGGGCATCGAACGCGACGACACGATCGTCATCTACGGCGACAAGAGCAACTGGTGGGCGGCCTACGCGCTCTGGGTGTTCACACTCTTCGGTCACGAGGACGTGCGACTGCTCGACGGCGGCCGGGACGCCTGGATGTCCGAGGACCGCGAGACATCGTTCGACGTCCCCGACTATCCCCGCTCCGACTACCCCGTCGTGGAGCGTGACGACACGCTGATCCGGGCGTTCGCGCCCGAGGTTCTCGGCGCGCTCGGTTCCGAACCCCTCGTCGACGTCCGATCGCCGCAGGAGTACAGCGGAGAACGCACCCACATGCCCGACTACCCCGAGGAGGGCGCGCTGCGCGGTGGACACATCCCCACCGCGATCTCCATCCCGTGGGCCAAGGCCGCCGCTCCCGACGGCCGGTTCCGCGCCAAGGCCGAACTGGACGAGATCTACGGCGATCTCGAGCCGTCGACGCCGACGATCGCCTACTGCCGGATCGGCGAGCGCTCGAGTCACACCTGGTTCGTGCTGACCCACCTGCTCGGCTTCGGGAACGTGCGCAACTACGACGGCTCCTGGACCGAGTGGGGCAACGCGGTGCGGGTGCCGATCGCCGTCGGCACGGAACCCGGCTCGGCACCCGCTTCGGCATGA
- a CDS encoding SufE family protein, with product MSLPAALAEIVDDFGALGDADKVTLLLEFSRELPDLPEHLLEDAMEPVPECQSPVFLSVDASEPASVRLHFSAPPEAPTTRGFASILHQGLDGASADDILAVPADFYHDLGLGSAVSPLRLRGMAGMLARIKGQVRAQTAGSGGPPATT from the coding sequence ATGAGCCTCCCGGCCGCGCTCGCCGAGATCGTCGATGACTTCGGCGCACTCGGCGATGCCGACAAGGTGACCCTCCTGTTGGAGTTCTCCCGCGAGCTCCCCGACCTGCCCGAGCATCTACTCGAGGATGCGATGGAGCCGGTCCCCGAATGCCAGTCTCCGGTGTTCCTGTCGGTCGACGCGTCGGAGCCGGCGTCGGTGCGCTTGCACTTCAGCGCCCCACCGGAAGCCCCGACCACACGTGGCTTCGCATCGATCCTGCATCAAGGTCTCGACGGCGCGTCCGCCGACGACATCCTCGCCGTACCGGCCGACTTCTACCACGATCTGGGCCTCGGTTCGGCGGTGAGTCCCCTGCGACTGCGCGGCATGGCGGGCATGCTCGCCCGGATCAAGGGTCAGGTGCGTGCGCAGACCGCCGGGTCCGGTGGGCCGCCCGCCACGACATGA
- a CDS encoding condensation domain-containing protein, whose amino-acid sequence MKFIQILEEPIEPGGLVEWMPYVPGGLGNWSHDSRLTSHNHEQHLRSAFEYRLRTRREGGRESWLGLSIEFDEPLSIPAIRSTLMTWIDRHEVLRSHVVIKGDGLQRLSTAEGTVKLKMGRIGWYTQSGPLVEQIAGAFDRATAPLHWPAYMFATVGREDSFTLLFAADHSLVDGYSLIMAQQELVTLYRAARDRTEPDLPPVGSYVDFSAEERRQADQTGADHPAVATWSSFLRTGRGDLPGFDYRDNGAGGAMVRPAADDATGELAPAPEEGSVPQDSITGVVLDDDAANRFTAVCSQAGGTLTAGVLAAFAMVYHERTGDPEFRCVLPRHTRDHSRWLTALGWFVAVAPFCLDVSDSPTFDQAVTRATAELKRSRQGASLPFLRVAELIGYQGEPHFVISFIDTRYAPGAAEADAGRAKVLRSHSYATDEVFIWINRTPSGMRVSARFPASADTVVGPIVDATTDVNNLTDTTFDDTRADGTGADDTAASVHAYLRRFTELLRAIGDSSTFGVPNAPVPRPSN is encoded by the coding sequence ATGAAGTTCATCCAGATCCTCGAGGAGCCGATCGAGCCAGGCGGTCTCGTCGAGTGGATGCCCTACGTCCCGGGTGGGCTGGGCAACTGGAGTCACGACTCCCGATTGACCTCCCACAATCACGAACAACACCTTCGGTCCGCCTTCGAATACCGTTTGCGGACACGCCGAGAAGGTGGCCGGGAATCGTGGCTCGGCCTGTCCATCGAGTTCGACGAGCCACTGTCGATCCCCGCGATCCGCAGCACCCTGATGACGTGGATCGACCGTCACGAGGTCCTCCGGAGCCACGTCGTCATCAAGGGTGACGGCCTCCAACGACTGAGTACGGCCGAGGGCACCGTCAAGCTCAAGATGGGCCGGATCGGCTGGTACACCCAGTCCGGCCCACTCGTCGAGCAGATCGCCGGTGCCTTCGACCGGGCGACCGCACCCCTGCACTGGCCCGCCTACATGTTCGCCACGGTGGGTCGCGAGGACTCCTTCACGTTGCTGTTCGCCGCCGACCACTCGCTGGTCGACGGCTACTCGCTGATCATGGCCCAACAGGAACTGGTGACGCTCTACCGCGCGGCTCGCGATCGCACCGAGCCCGACCTGCCGCCCGTCGGCAGTTACGTCGACTTCAGCGCCGAGGAACGTCGGCAGGCCGACCAGACCGGCGCTGACCATCCTGCGGTGGCCACCTGGTCGTCATTCCTGCGCACCGGACGCGGCGACCTGCCCGGCTTCGACTATCGAGACAATGGCGCAGGCGGCGCCATGGTTCGCCCCGCTGCCGACGACGCCACCGGCGAGCTCGCCCCCGCTCCCGAAGAAGGCTCTGTCCCGCAGGATTCGATCACCGGGGTCGTCCTCGACGACGATGCCGCAAACCGGTTCACCGCGGTGTGTTCACAAGCGGGCGGCACACTGACCGCCGGGGTGCTGGCGGCCTTCGCCATGGTCTACCACGAACGCACCGGAGACCCTGAGTTCCGTTGCGTCCTGCCGCGACACACGCGCGATCACAGCCGATGGCTGACCGCCCTCGGTTGGTTCGTCGCGGTGGCGCCGTTCTGCCTCGACGTCTCCGACTCCCCCACCTTCGATCAAGCCGTGACGCGGGCCACCGCGGAGCTGAAACGGTCCCGGCAAGGGGCGTCCCTCCCATTCCTGCGCGTCGCCGAACTCATCGGCTACCAGGGCGAGCCGCATTTCGTCATCTCGTTCATCGACACCCGGTACGCACCCGGCGCCGCCGAGGCCGATGCAGGCCGCGCCAAGGTGCTGCGCAGTCACAGCTACGCCACCGACGAGGTGTTCATCTGGATCAACCGGACGCCATCCGGTATGCGTGTTTCGGCACGCTTCCCGGCCAGCGCAGACACCGTCGTCGGCCCCATCGTCGATGCGACGACAGACGTGAACAATCTCACTGACACCACCTTCGACGACACCAGGGCCGACGGCACCGGGGCCGACGACACCGCCGCATCGGTACACGCCTACCTGCGCCGTTTCACCGAGCTCCTCCGAGCCATCGGCGACAGCAGCACCTTCGGTGTCCCGAACGCACCCGTCCCCCGACCGAGCAATTGA
- a CDS encoding acetyl/propionyl/methylcrotonyl-CoA carboxylase subunit alpha, with protein MPSPSANSSTTISKVLIANRGEIAVRVIRAARDAGLPSVAVYAEPDADALFVKLADEAFALGGQTSAESYLVFDKILDAAAKSGANAIHPGYGFLSENGDFAQAVIDAGLIWIGPSPQSIRDLGDKVTARHIALKANAPMAPGTKDPVKDADEVVAFAKEHGVPVAIKAAFGGGGRGMKVAYTIEEIPHLFESATREAISAFGRGECFVERYLDKARHVEAQVIADQHGNVIVAGTRDCSLQRRFQKLVEEAPAPFLTTEQRDRIHASAKAICREAGYYGAGTVEFLVGADGLVSFLEVNTRLQVEHPVTEETSGIDLVRQQFRIANGDKLEISEDPTPRGHSFEFRINGEDAGRNFLPAPGPVTVYKEPTGPGVRVDSGVVAGDVIGGQFDSMLAKLIVTGENREQALERSRRALAEFQVEGLATVIPFHRHIVENPAFHGHVDENGDEKFDVYTKWIETDWENPIEPYTGGEPIEEDESLPRQNVVVEVGGRRVEVSLPGDLALGGGGGSANGVVRKKPKARSRKKGGGAAASGDAVQAPMQGTVVKVAVEEGQEVSAGELVVVLEAMKMENPVTAHKDGVVTGLAVEAGAAVTQGTMLLELK; from the coding sequence GTGCCTAGTCCCTCTGCGAACAGCTCGACCACTATTTCCAAGGTGCTCATCGCCAATCGCGGTGAGATCGCCGTCCGCGTGATCCGCGCAGCCCGCGACGCCGGGCTCCCCAGTGTCGCCGTGTACGCAGAGCCGGACGCCGACGCACTGTTCGTCAAGCTCGCAGACGAGGCGTTCGCCCTGGGTGGTCAGACCTCCGCCGAGTCGTACCTGGTGTTCGACAAGATCCTCGACGCGGCAGCCAAGTCCGGCGCGAACGCGATCCACCCCGGATACGGTTTCCTCTCGGAGAACGGCGACTTCGCACAGGCTGTCATCGACGCCGGACTGATCTGGATCGGGCCGTCCCCGCAGTCGATCCGCGACCTCGGTGACAAGGTCACCGCACGCCACATCGCCCTCAAGGCCAACGCCCCGATGGCGCCGGGTACCAAGGATCCCGTGAAGGATGCCGACGAGGTCGTCGCCTTCGCCAAGGAGCACGGTGTGCCGGTCGCGATCAAGGCCGCATTCGGCGGTGGTGGTCGCGGAATGAAGGTCGCCTACACGATCGAGGAGATCCCGCACCTGTTCGAGTCGGCCACCCGCGAGGCGATCTCCGCCTTCGGTCGTGGCGAGTGCTTCGTCGAGCGCTACCTCGACAAGGCGCGCCACGTGGAGGCGCAGGTCATCGCCGACCAGCACGGCAACGTCATCGTCGCGGGTACCCGCGACTGCTCACTGCAGCGTCGCTTCCAGAAGCTGGTCGAGGAGGCACCTGCACCCTTCCTGACCACCGAACAGCGCGACCGCATCCACGCCTCCGCCAAGGCGATCTGCCGAGAGGCCGGTTACTACGGCGCGGGCACGGTCGAGTTCCTCGTCGGAGCCGACGGTCTCGTCTCCTTCCTGGAGGTCAACACCCGACTTCAGGTCGAGCACCCGGTCACCGAGGAGACCTCGGGTATCGATCTCGTCCGCCAGCAGTTCCGGATCGCCAACGGCGACAAGCTGGAGATCTCCGAGGATCCGACACCTCGCGGGCATTCCTTCGAGTTCCGCATCAACGGCGAGGACGCCGGCCGCAACTTCCTCCCCGCCCCGGGCCCCGTCACGGTCTACAAAGAGCCGACCGGTCCCGGTGTGCGCGTCGACTCGGGCGTCGTCGCGGGCGACGTCATCGGGGGTCAGTTCGACTCGATGCTCGCCAAGCTGATCGTCACCGGCGAGAACCGCGAACAGGCGCTCGAGCGCTCGCGTCGCGCTCTCGCCGAGTTCCAGGTCGAAGGACTCGCGACGGTCATCCCGTTCCACCGGCACATCGTCGAGAACCCGGCATTCCACGGTCACGTCGACGAGAACGGTGACGAGAAGTTCGACGTCTACACCAAGTGGATCGAGACCGACTGGGAGAACCCGATCGAGCCGTACACCGGTGGTGAGCCGATCGAAGAAGACGAGTCGCTGCCGCGTCAGAACGTGGTGGTCGAGGTCGGTGGCCGTCGCGTCGAGGTCTCGCTGCCCGGCGACCTCGCACTCGGCGGCGGCGGAGGCAGCGCCAACGGCGTGGTCCGCAAGAAGCCGAAGGCACGTTCACGCAAGAAGGGCGGCGGCGCCGCCGCCTCCGGTGATGCCGTGCAGGCACCGATGCAGGGCACTGTCGTCAAGGTCGCGGTCGAGGAGGGCCAGGAGGTCTCCGCGGGCGAGCTCGTGGTCGTGCTCGAGGCGATGAAGATGGAGAACCCGGTCACCGCGCACAAGGACGGTGTGGTCACCGGCCTGGCTGTCGAGGCCGGTGCCGCGGTGACCCAGGGCACCATGCTCCTCGAGTTGAAGTAG
- a CDS encoding MFS transporter: protein MPRKWLTLAAVCTGVFMLLLDVTIVNVALPDIQRDLGSSLAGLQWVIDAYALTLAALLLTAGTVADIIGRKLVFASGIVVFTLGSLACGLAPTIEFLVGARAVQGVGGAIMFATSLALLAQAFPPKERGIAFGVFGAVTGVSVAVGPVLGGVLTTGLSWHWIFYVNIPVGIAALLVTYVGVDESKASGMRRIDWMGCVSFSAALAFLVFGLIRSHADGWGSVSVAGSLVVAGVLLVAFVVVERMVADPMIDGALLRVPTFNGGLIAAWAVSASMFSTLTYLVIYLQTIMGYSALEAGLRFLPFSGVVFVAAAVAGRLSDLVPVRWLIGPGFVLVAVGLWLMRGTDPTGSWTQLVPGFVVAGIGTGLINPPLASTAVGVVEQERAGMASGINSTFRQIGIATGVAVLGSVLASHFAGTVASALTGGPLTARAQEIGDAVADGNVAGVMGTVPGPLRAEVARVAAQGYADALDRVLLIAAVVALVAGLVAAALIRSRDFHDPDAPASTDPRATGVEASATTR, encoded by the coding sequence ATGCCCCGGAAATGGCTGACCCTGGCTGCGGTGTGCACAGGGGTGTTCATGTTGTTGCTCGACGTCACGATCGTGAACGTTGCGCTACCCGATATCCAGAGAGACCTCGGATCGTCGTTGGCCGGTCTCCAGTGGGTCATCGACGCGTACGCGCTCACTCTCGCGGCGCTCCTGCTGACGGCAGGGACCGTCGCCGACATCATCGGACGCAAACTGGTGTTCGCGTCCGGCATCGTCGTGTTCACGCTGGGTTCGCTCGCCTGCGGTCTCGCACCGACCATCGAGTTCCTGGTCGGGGCGCGGGCGGTCCAGGGAGTCGGCGGGGCGATCATGTTCGCCACCTCGCTCGCGCTGCTGGCACAAGCGTTTCCACCCAAGGAGAGGGGTATCGCGTTCGGCGTCTTCGGCGCCGTGACGGGCGTCTCTGTCGCCGTCGGGCCGGTCCTCGGCGGTGTGTTGACGACCGGTCTGTCGTGGCACTGGATCTTCTACGTCAACATCCCGGTCGGCATCGCGGCGCTTTTGGTGACCTACGTCGGGGTCGACGAGTCGAAGGCGTCCGGGATGCGGCGCATCGACTGGATGGGCTGCGTGAGTTTCAGTGCGGCCCTGGCCTTTCTGGTCTTCGGGCTCATTCGCAGCCACGCCGACGGCTGGGGTTCGGTGAGTGTCGCCGGATCGCTCGTGGTGGCCGGAGTGCTCCTCGTCGCATTCGTCGTCGTGGAACGGATGGTCGCGGATCCGATGATCGACGGCGCCCTGCTCCGCGTGCCGACCTTCAACGGCGGCCTCATCGCGGCGTGGGCGGTGTCGGCATCGATGTTCTCGACGCTCACCTATCTCGTCATCTACCTACAGACCATCATGGGGTACTCGGCGCTCGAGGCCGGTCTGCGCTTCTTACCGTTCTCCGGGGTCGTGTTCGTCGCGGCGGCCGTCGCCGGCCGTCTCTCGGACCTCGTGCCGGTCCGATGGCTCATCGGTCCGGGTTTCGTACTCGTCGCGGTCGGACTGTGGCTGATGCGCGGTACGGACCCGACCGGGAGCTGGACCCAGCTGGTCCCGGGGTTCGTCGTCGCCGGCATCGGGACCGGGTTGATCAATCCGCCGCTGGCCTCGACGGCGGTCGGGGTGGTCGAGCAGGAGCGGGCCGGCATGGCGTCCGGCATCAACTCCACGTTCCGGCAGATCGGGATCGCGACCGGGGTGGCGGTGCTCGGCAGCGTGCTCGCATCACATTTCGCCGGTACCGTGGCGTCCGCGTTGACCGGCGGCCCACTGACGGCGCGTGCGCAGGAGATCGGCGACGCCGTCGCGGACGGCAATGTTGCCGGTGTGATGGGGACAGTGCCGGGACCGTTGCGTGCCGAGGTCGCCCGGGTTGCCGCACAGGGATACGCAGACGCCCTGGATCGCGTTCTCCTCATCGCCGCGGTGGTCGCCCTGGTGGCCGGGCTGGTGGCGGCGGCGTTGATCCGAAGTCGCGACTTCCACGACCCCGACGCACCGGCGTCGACCGATCCCAGAGCAACCGGCGTCGAGGCTTCCGCGACCACCCGCTGA
- a CDS encoding TetR/AcrR family transcriptional regulator, translating to MTTRGRPPRIGRDEIVTATLEVLRDRGIARLTTREIADRLGISEGSIFYHFGDRKGLVGAVFTESLRPLWEFGPMMPSAPHDISELREVLTVFTTRLEEFLEDGLDVLMAAQADTALRAELGGVILENDYGPQRGVTAISGYLRSAQAAGVIAPTVDAEVTAHLLIASVFMRYAQPMLVGHARGLPSRDRTLDFIIATLRH from the coding sequence GTGACGACGCGAGGAAGGCCACCGAGAATCGGACGCGACGAGATCGTCACCGCCACCCTGGAGGTCCTGCGCGACCGGGGAATCGCCCGGCTGACCACCCGGGAGATCGCCGATCGGCTCGGCATCTCCGAGGGCAGCATCTTCTACCACTTCGGGGACCGAAAGGGGCTGGTCGGCGCAGTGTTCACCGAGTCGCTGCGGCCACTGTGGGAGTTCGGGCCGATGATGCCGTCGGCGCCGCACGACATCTCCGAACTGCGCGAGGTCCTCACCGTGTTCACCACCCGCCTCGAGGAGTTCCTCGAAGACGGACTCGACGTGCTGATGGCCGCGCAGGCCGACACCGCGCTCCGCGCAGAATTGGGCGGGGTGATCCTCGAGAACGACTACGGGCCACAGCGCGGCGTGACGGCGATCAGCGGCTACCTCCGCTCCGCGCAAGCCGCCGGCGTCATCGCTCCCACAGTCGACGCCGAGGTGACCGCGCATCTGCTGATCGCGTCGGTCTTCATGCGGTACGCCCAGCCGATGCTCGTCGGCCACGCCCGCGGGCTACCCTCCCGCGACCGGACGCTCGACTTCATCATCGCGACCCTGCGCCACTGA
- a CDS encoding NTP transferase domain-containing protein, with translation MGEEMRGPTHRRDPGGIMGVVLAAGAGRRYGAPKIVAGEGDWLRRSVDALADGGCGVVMVAMGARIVDPPDNASMLIVPGWRSGVGETVRVAATAALDADVDGMVFHVVDTPDVGPEVTIRLLEAVGRRRDRIARVVFGGRPGHPVYIGADHLTGVIATVAGDVGAQSYLAGRADLLRVECGDLASGQDRDTPT, from the coding sequence ATGGGTGAGGAAATGCGCGGTCCGACGCACCGTCGCGACCCGGGCGGCATCATGGGTGTGGTGCTGGCGGCGGGTGCGGGGCGCCGCTACGGTGCACCCAAAATTGTTGCTGGCGAGGGTGATTGGCTGCGACGGTCCGTGGACGCCCTGGCCGACGGCGGGTGTGGCGTCGTGATGGTTGCCATGGGTGCCCGCATCGTCGACCCACCGGATAATGCTTCGATGCTCATCGTGCCGGGCTGGCGGAGCGGTGTGGGGGAAACGGTCCGGGTGGCGGCGACCGCGGCGCTGGACGCCGATGTGGACGGCATGGTCTTCCACGTTGTCGACACACCGGACGTGGGGCCGGAGGTGACCATCCGCCTCCTTGAGGCTGTCGGCCGTCGGCGCGATCGCATTGCCCGGGTCGTCTTCGGCGGTAGGCCCGGACATCCGGTGTACATCGGTGCCGATCACCTCACCGGGGTGATCGCGACGGTGGCCGGTGACGTGGGAGCGCAGTCGTATCTGGCCGGGCGCGCCGATCTGCTCCGGGTGGAATGCGGGGATCTCGCCTCCGGGCAGGACCGGGACACCCCGACCTGA
- the uraD gene encoding 2-oxo-4-hydroxy-4-carboxy-5-ureidoimidazoline decarboxylase, which translates to MRRVDWRGLASFNQLSERQAIQQLYECCSSSIWASRVADARPFPDDEALLEYADLILADLTDADLDEALAGHPRIGDRPDNPSSEREQSGVAGADASVLADLEKFNTAYEEKFGHVYLVFADGRPADELLDILGRRMHNDAETERRELRTELAKINLSRLTRMLTPASSHLDEGATT; encoded by the coding sequence ATGAGACGTGTCGATTGGCGCGGACTGGCGAGTTTCAACCAACTCTCCGAACGTCAGGCCATCCAACAGCTGTACGAGTGCTGCAGCTCCTCGATCTGGGCGTCACGGGTGGCCGATGCCCGCCCCTTCCCCGACGACGAGGCGTTGCTCGAGTACGCGGACCTCATCCTCGCCGACCTCACCGACGCCGATCTCGACGAGGCCCTCGCCGGGCACCCACGTATCGGAGACCGACCCGACAACCCGTCGTCCGAGCGGGAGCAATCCGGGGTGGCCGGCGCCGACGCATCGGTCCTCGCCGACCTCGAGAAATTCAACACCGCATACGAGGAGAAGTTCGGCCACGTGTACCTCGTGTTCGCCGACGGCCGGCCCGCCGACGAGCTGCTCGACATCCTCGGTCGACGTATGCACAACGACGCCGAAACCGAACGACGGGAGCTGCGAACGGAATTGGCGAAGATCAATCTCAGTAGGCTGACGAGGATGCTGACCCCTGCGAGTAGCCACCTCGACGAAGGAGCCACGACATGA
- the uraH gene encoding hydroxyisourate hydrolase, whose amino-acid sequence MTGISTHVLDAVSGSPARGVAISLRDSTGTVLATGVTDDDGRIAQVNTEPVTPGTYHLVFDTGRWFDTHGITGFYPEIDICFAVDDPTRHHHVPVLLSPYSYTTYRGS is encoded by the coding sequence ATGACGGGCATCTCCACTCACGTGCTCGACGCGGTGTCGGGCTCACCGGCCCGGGGGGTGGCGATCTCCCTGAGGGATTCGACCGGAACCGTGCTGGCGACAGGCGTCACCGACGATGACGGCCGCATCGCTCAGGTGAACACGGAACCGGTCACACCGGGCACCTATCATCTCGTGTTCGACACCGGTCGATGGTTCGACACGCACGGGATCACCGGCTTCTACCCGGAGATCGACATCTGCTTCGCGGTCGACGACCCGACACGCCATCACCACGTCCCGGTGCTGCTCAGCCCCTATTCCTACACGACCTACCGCGGCAGCTGA
- a CDS encoding DUF5994 family protein: protein MAPALGPTRLKLAPDLTLPIAGAWLPYTSQISQELPALQAAGRSRLGVISRIDVNWRNFARYPGLDSENSPDVLPLMSVTADHATVTLLVIPPRTQSALAATLLRQAGQCTTSPGSEHSHLYRDAQRILHRAALQCGAIEPKAAG, encoded by the coding sequence GTGGCACCCGCACTCGGCCCGACTCGGCTCAAACTGGCACCTGACCTCACTCTCCCGATCGCCGGGGCCTGGCTGCCCTACACATCGCAGATCTCACAGGAACTCCCGGCCCTCCAAGCGGCCGGCCGCAGCAGGCTGGGTGTCATCAGCCGTATCGACGTGAATTGGCGGAATTTCGCGCGCTATCCCGGATTAGACTCCGAGAATTCGCCCGACGTGCTGCCGCTGATGTCGGTCACGGCCGACCACGCCACGGTGACGCTGCTCGTCATTCCGCCGAGAACCCAGTCTGCCCTTGCCGCCACCCTGTTGCGGCAAGCCGGCCAATGCACCACATCACCCGGTTCCGAGCACAGCCACCTCTACCGCGACGCCCAGCGGATCCTTCATCGCGCTGCACTCCAGTGCGGCGCCATAGAGCCAAAAGCGGCCGGCTGA
- a CDS encoding cold-shock protein, whose product MAQGTVKWFNSEKGFGFIAPDDSTDGDVFVHYSAIQGGGYRSLEEQQRVQFEVEQGPKGPQATTVTAI is encoded by the coding sequence ATGGCTCAAGGAACCGTCAAGTGGTTCAACAGCGAAAAGGGCTTCGGCTTCATCGCTCCCGACGACAGCACCGATGGTGACGTTTTCGTTCACTACTCGGCCATTCAGGGCGGCGGCTACCGCAGCCTCGAAGAGCAGCAGCGTGTCCAGTTCGAGGTCGAGCAGGGCCCCAAGGGCCCGCAGGCGACCACTGTGACCGCCATCTGA